A genome region from Bradyrhizobium sp. WSM1417 includes the following:
- a CDS encoding sulfate transporter family protein yields MLDAAVKALSQMISPPMRSILWRSIGVALVLIIVLAIGLQRLLSWFATYGEAWLEGLLGPGWHSSLEVLSWIISIAAGLGVVFGAVFLMPAITSLVASLFVDDVADIVEREHYPAERPGVALPVSQAIYEGVKTALLTILVYLIALPLVLFAGAGFLVFFLATAWLLGREYFELAAMRFRSPEDAKAMRRDNAATIFTAGLFIAAFVSIPIVNLATPIFAMAFMVHMHKRLSGRRPELIEPARQMR; encoded by the coding sequence ATGCTGGATGCCGCCGTCAAGGCGCTGTCGCAAATGATCTCGCCGCCGATGCGCTCGATCCTGTGGCGGTCGATCGGCGTTGCACTGGTGCTGATCATCGTGCTGGCGATCGGCTTGCAGCGGCTCCTGAGCTGGTTTGCGACCTATGGCGAGGCCTGGCTGGAAGGCCTACTCGGTCCGGGCTGGCACTCATCGCTCGAGGTGTTGTCCTGGATCATCTCGATCGCCGCGGGCCTCGGCGTCGTGTTCGGGGCTGTGTTCCTGATGCCCGCGATCACGTCGCTGGTGGCGAGCCTGTTCGTGGACGACGTCGCCGACATCGTCGAGCGCGAGCACTATCCGGCCGAGCGGCCGGGCGTCGCGCTGCCGGTCAGCCAGGCGATCTACGAGGGCGTCAAGACCGCGCTGCTGACGATCCTGGTCTATCTGATCGCGCTGCCGCTGGTGCTTTTCGCCGGCGCCGGATTCCTGGTCTTCTTTCTCGCCACGGCATGGCTGCTCGGCCGCGAATATTTCGAGCTCGCGGCGATGCGGTTTCGCTCGCCGGAGGACGCCAAGGCGATGCGGCGCGACAATGCCGCGACCATCTTCACCGCGGGCCTGTTCATCGCAGCCTTCGTCTCGATCCCGATCGTGAACCTAGCGACGCCGATCTTCGCCATGGCCTTCATGGTGCACATGCACAAGCGGCTCTCAGGCCGGCGCCCCGAGCTGATCGAGCCGGCGCGGCAAATGCGGTGA
- a CDS encoding HlyD family secretion protein — protein sequence MSQPEQIPSPPPVATPAPPPKPTQRPASSLWSRLAIPLFAVIVALGFVALATQRFDEWVGNAVVQTTNDAYVRAELTRLASRVSGEVLTVGVTDFQRVKAGDLLIQIDPADYQAQVAQSEAAVAAAQAVLDNLANQIELQYATIAQAQAARLSAEAVEVEARQEQERQQSLSQTESGTRQRFEQAVAGYAKAQADVRASRAVIAAQQHQLEVLQGTRKQRAADLEATKATLASAKLKLGYTKISAPFDGVVGERQVQPGDYVNIGTNLVNVVPLPKVYVIANYKETQLTHVAPGQPVEITVDSFPREKLRGRVERIAPATGAQVALLPPDNATGNFTKVVQRIPVRIQFDDNQPLLTRLVPGMSVVTSIDTKAGNGGK from the coding sequence GTGAGTCAGCCGGAACAAATCCCGTCGCCGCCACCTGTTGCCACGCCGGCGCCGCCACCGAAGCCAACGCAGCGACCGGCGAGTTCGCTGTGGAGCCGGCTCGCGATTCCGCTGTTCGCGGTGATCGTCGCGCTCGGCTTCGTCGCGCTGGCAACGCAGCGCTTCGACGAATGGGTCGGAAACGCCGTGGTCCAGACCACCAACGACGCCTATGTGCGCGCCGAGCTGACGCGGCTTGCCAGTCGCGTCTCCGGCGAAGTGCTGACCGTCGGGGTCACCGACTTCCAGCGCGTCAAGGCCGGCGATCTCCTGATCCAGATCGATCCTGCCGACTATCAGGCGCAAGTCGCGCAGTCCGAAGCGGCGGTCGCCGCCGCGCAGGCCGTGCTCGACAATCTGGCCAATCAGATCGAGCTGCAATATGCGACGATCGCGCAGGCGCAAGCCGCGCGGCTCTCGGCCGAAGCCGTGGAGGTCGAGGCACGGCAGGAGCAGGAGCGTCAGCAATCGCTGTCGCAGACCGAATCCGGTACGCGGCAGCGGTTCGAGCAGGCGGTCGCAGGCTATGCCAAGGCGCAGGCCGATGTTCGCGCGAGCCGCGCCGTGATCGCGGCCCAGCAGCACCAGCTCGAGGTGCTGCAAGGCACCAGGAAGCAGCGCGCCGCCGATCTCGAAGCGACCAAGGCGACGCTGGCGAGTGCGAAGCTCAAGCTCGGCTACACCAAGATATCGGCGCCGTTCGACGGCGTCGTCGGCGAGCGGCAGGTCCAGCCCGGCGACTACGTCAACATCGGCACCAACCTCGTCAATGTCGTGCCGTTGCCGAAGGTCTATGTGATCGCGAACTACAAGGAGACCCAGCTTACCCACGTCGCACCGGGTCAGCCGGTCGAGATCACCGTCGACAGTTTCCCGCGTGAGAAGCTGCGCGGCCGGGTCGAGCGCATTGCGCCCGCGACCGGCGCGCAGGTCGCGCTGCTGCCGCCGGATAACGCAACCGGCAACTTCACCAAGGTCGTGCAGCGCATTCCCGTGCGCATCCAGTTCGACGACAACCAGCCGCTGCTGACGCGGCTGGTGCCGGGCATGTCGGTCGTCACCAGCATCGACACCAAGGCCGGCAATGGCGGAAAATGA
- the pyrF gene encoding orotidine-5'-phosphate decarboxylase — protein MTPAEIAPKDRLIVALDLPSVDAAEAMVNRLGDSVTFYKIGYRLAYAGGLPLVGKLADKGKKVFLDLKLHDIGNTVAQGVDSITRLGATFLTVHAYPQTMKGAVEGRGSSNLKILAVTVLTSYNEDDLHAAGFRLGVSELVEARAQQAQVLGIDGLVSSPEEVGALRKIVGHQMSLVTPGIRPAGAASGDQKRIMTPGRAIAAGADHLVVGRPVVEATDPKAIAEAIQAEIAQALGA, from the coding sequence ATGACGCCAGCCGAGATTGCCCCGAAAGACCGCCTGATCGTCGCGCTCGATCTTCCCAGCGTTGATGCCGCGGAAGCGATGGTCAACCGGCTCGGCGACAGCGTCACCTTCTACAAGATCGGCTATCGGCTGGCTTATGCCGGCGGCTTGCCGCTGGTCGGCAAGCTTGCCGACAAGGGCAAGAAGGTCTTTCTCGATCTCAAGCTGCACGACATCGGCAACACCGTGGCGCAGGGCGTCGACAGCATCACCAGGCTCGGCGCGACCTTCCTCACGGTCCACGCTTATCCGCAGACCATGAAGGGTGCCGTCGAAGGCCGCGGCAGCTCGAACCTGAAGATCCTCGCCGTCACTGTTCTGACGTCCTACAACGAGGACGATCTGCACGCGGCAGGCTTCCGGCTTGGCGTCTCCGAGCTCGTCGAAGCGCGCGCGCAGCAGGCGCAGGTGCTCGGCATCGACGGGCTGGTATCGTCGCCCGAGGAAGTCGGAGCCTTGCGCAAGATCGTCGGCCATCAGATGAGCCTCGTCACCCCCGGCATCCGGCCGGCCGGTGCGGCGAGCGGCGACCAGAAGCGCATCATGACGCCGGGCCGCGCGATTGCGGCCGGCGCGGACCACCTCGTCGTCGGTCGGCCGGTGGTGGAAGCCACGGACCCCAAGGCGATTGCCGAGGCCATCCAGGCCGAGATCGCGCAAGCGCTCGGAGCATGA
- a CDS encoding MFS transporter codes for MAENDDSSRGPLSRGGVAPQPLFAVAAVLLGSFLANFDSRLTTIGLPDLRGAFSLSFDEGAWLSTAGIGSQIFIAPAVAWLATVFGLRRVLGIPSLVYAAVSLIIPFVHDYPTLLALSVVHGLLLGTFVPATLMIVFRNLPIRWWLPAISIYSIRVGFALDTSSSLVGFYVDHLGWQWLYWQSVVIAPLMGLMVYWGTPNEPVNRALLREADWGGMLLLGAGVSMIYAGLDQGNRLDWLGSGTVMALIIAGAVLVAGFLVNEALVRQPWAHINVLFSRNIGLGLVLILLYTLTSLSNASLVPNFLATIALLRPEQSGLLLLTYGALPMFALVPLSIWLLRHFDTRTVMVVGFACFAAANLWGTQLSHDWAREDFAGIVLLQAIGQSLTLLPLIITLLSNSDPSRATSFAAYIQIMRLGGAEIGVALMGTWLRVREQIHSFYLGQNLGVGDIDVVRMLKQLADHFAAHGAGSAQARAVGTLAGLVQREANVLAYIDGFWLCFWVAMAALGVVALVTRAPPGPFTPAPFGFARMLLRKCGMSVT; via the coding sequence ATGGCGGAAAATGACGATTCCAGTCGTGGGCCGCTCTCGCGCGGCGGCGTCGCGCCGCAGCCGCTGTTTGCGGTGGCAGCGGTGCTGCTCGGCTCGTTCCTCGCCAATTTCGACAGCCGCCTGACCACGATTGGCCTGCCGGACCTGCGCGGCGCGTTCTCGCTCTCGTTCGACGAGGGCGCTTGGCTCTCCACCGCAGGCATCGGCTCGCAGATCTTCATCGCGCCTGCGGTGGCCTGGCTTGCCACCGTGTTCGGCCTGCGCCGCGTGCTGGGTATCCCCAGCCTCGTCTATGCCGCGGTCTCGCTGATCATCCCGTTCGTGCACGATTATCCGACATTGCTCGCGCTCAGCGTCGTGCATGGCCTCTTGCTGGGCACCTTCGTGCCGGCGACGCTGATGATCGTGTTCCGCAATTTGCCGATCCGCTGGTGGCTCCCGGCGATCTCGATCTATTCGATTCGCGTCGGCTTCGCGCTTGATACCTCGAGCTCGCTGGTCGGCTTCTATGTCGACCATCTCGGCTGGCAATGGCTGTACTGGCAGAGCGTCGTGATCGCGCCCCTGATGGGCCTGATGGTTTATTGGGGCACGCCGAACGAGCCGGTGAATCGCGCTTTGCTGCGCGAGGCCGATTGGGGCGGCATGCTGCTGCTCGGCGCCGGTGTCTCCATGATCTATGCCGGGCTCGACCAGGGCAACCGGCTGGACTGGCTGGGGTCGGGGACGGTGATGGCGTTGATCATTGCCGGCGCGGTGCTGGTCGCGGGCTTCCTCGTCAACGAGGCCCTGGTGCGACAGCCATGGGCGCATATCAACGTGCTGTTCTCGCGCAATATCGGTCTCGGGCTAGTCCTGATCCTGCTCTATACGCTGACCAGCCTCTCTAACGCGTCGCTGGTGCCGAATTTCCTCGCCACCATCGCTCTGCTCAGGCCGGAGCAGAGTGGCTTGCTGCTGCTCACCTATGGCGCGTTGCCGATGTTCGCGCTGGTGCCGCTTTCGATCTGGCTGCTGCGGCATTTTGATACGCGGACGGTGATGGTCGTGGGATTTGCCTGCTTCGCCGCCGCCAATCTCTGGGGCACGCAGCTCAGTCATGATTGGGCGCGCGAGGATTTCGCCGGCATCGTGCTGCTCCAGGCCATCGGGCAGTCGCTGACCTTGCTGCCGCTGATCATCACGCTGCTGTCCAATTCCGATCCGAGCCGTGCCACCTCGTTTGCCGCCTATATCCAGATCATGCGGCTCGGCGGCGCCGAGATCGGCGTGGCGTTGATGGGGACATGGCTGCGCGTCCGTGAGCAGATCCATTCCTTCTATCTCGGCCAGAATCTCGGCGTCGGCGACATCGACGTGGTCCGCATGCTGAAACAGCTCGCCGACCATTTTGCGGCCCATGGTGCGGGCTCGGCCCAGGCCCGCGCGGTCGGTACGCTCGCGGGCTTGGTCCAGCGCGAGGCCAATGTGCTCGCCTATATCGACGGCTTCTGGCTGTGCTTCTGGGTGGCGATGGCCGCGCTCGGCGTCGTCGCGCTGGTCACCCGGGCGCCGCCCGGCCCGTTCACGCCGGCGCCGTTCGGCTTCGCCAGGATGCTGTTGCGCAAATGCGGGATGTCGGTGACGTAG
- the dapB gene encoding 4-hydroxy-tetrahydrodipicolinate reductase has product MSDMRLIVAGAGGRMGRALTRAIAESKGAVLAGALEAPGSELLGKDAGVLAGLPANGIKLSGDLWALSKDADGILDFTVPAATLANVAIAAERGLVHVVGTTGLSGSDNAVIKSVTNRAVVVQSGNMSLGVNLLAALVKRVAKALDESFDIEIVETHHRMKIDAPSGTALMLGQAAAAGRGIALDEHADRGRDGITGARKPGDIGFASLRGGTAAGDHSVSFLGAFERLTLSHHAEDRMLFAHGALKAALWAHGKKPGHYSMADVLGLSDI; this is encoded by the coding sequence ATGTCCGACATGCGCTTGATTGTTGCTGGAGCCGGCGGCCGGATGGGCCGGGCGCTGACGCGAGCGATTGCCGAGAGCAAAGGCGCGGTGCTGGCCGGCGCGCTGGAGGCGCCGGGCTCGGAGCTGCTCGGCAAGGATGCCGGCGTGCTCGCGGGCCTGCCGGCCAATGGCATCAAGCTCTCCGGCGATCTCTGGGCGTTGTCGAAGGACGCCGACGGCATTCTGGATTTCACCGTGCCCGCGGCGACCCTCGCCAATGTCGCGATCGCCGCCGAACGCGGCCTCGTGCACGTGGTCGGAACGACCGGCCTGTCGGGCTCCGACAACGCCGTGATCAAGAGCGTCACCAACCGCGCCGTCGTGGTGCAGTCCGGCAATATGAGCCTGGGTGTCAATCTGCTCGCCGCGTTGGTCAAGCGTGTCGCCAAGGCGCTCGACGAGAGCTTCGACATCGAGATCGTCGAAACCCATCACCGCATGAAGATCGACGCGCCCTCGGGCACGGCGCTGATGCTGGGTCAGGCCGCCGCGGCCGGCCGCGGCATCGCGCTCGACGAGCATGCAGATCGTGGCCGCGACGGCATCACCGGCGCGCGCAAGCCCGGCGACATCGGCTTTGCGTCGCTGCGCGGCGGCACCGCGGCCGGCGATCACAGCGTGAGCTTCCTCGGCGCGTTCGAGCGGCTGACGCTGTCGCATCACGCGGAGGATCGCATGCTGTTCGCCCACGGCGCGCTGAAGGCCGCGCTCTGGGCGCATGGCAAGAAGCCGGGGCACTACTCCATGGCCGACGTGCTCGGCCTGTCTGACATTTAA
- a CDS encoding class I SAM-dependent methyltransferase, with translation MPLPSSARALKKPRLDDEVRFLRSWIEKPLHMGAVMPSGKLLARTMAHYVDVNSDAPVVELGPGTGAITSALVERGVDQKRLVLVEYNPGFCALLRDRYPQAKVVQGDAYRLRDTLWNVLSAPASAVVSGLPLVTKPMLTRLRLIRDAFTALAPGAPFVQFTYAVVPPIPKSLPGVSTEASERIWMNLPPARVWVYRKD, from the coding sequence ATGCCATTGCCATCGTCCGCGCGTGCGTTGAAGAAGCCCCGTCTCGATGACGAGGTGCGTTTTCTCCGGTCATGGATCGAAAAGCCCCTCCACATGGGCGCGGTGATGCCGTCGGGCAAGCTGCTGGCCCGGACCATGGCCCATTACGTCGACGTCAATTCGGACGCACCGGTGGTCGAGCTCGGGCCCGGCACCGGCGCCATCACCTCGGCCCTGGTCGAGCGCGGCGTCGACCAGAAGCGTCTCGTCCTCGTCGAATACAATCCAGGCTTCTGCGCGCTGCTGCGCGACCGCTATCCGCAGGCCAAGGTGGTGCAGGGCGATGCGTATCGCCTGCGCGACACGCTCTGGAACGTGCTGAGCGCGCCGGCCTCCGCGGTCGTCTCCGGCCTGCCGCTGGTCACAAAACCGATGCTGACGCGGCTGCGGCTCATCCGCGACGCCTTCACGGCGCTGGCGCCCGGTGCGCCCTTCGTCCAGTTCACCTATGCGGTGGTGCCGCCGATTCCGAAATCGCTGCCCGGCGTGTCCACAGAGGCCTCGGAACGGATCTGGATGAACCTTCCGCCGGCCCGCGTCTGGGTGTATCGCAAGGACTAA
- a CDS encoding DUF1330 domain-containing protein produces MAKGYWIGRVDVSSDEGYKPYAVANGPIFKKWGGRFVVRAGKFTTVEGASRTRNVVIEFPDYETAIACYNSPEYQVNIKVRQPHSVADLIIIEGYDGPQPSDG; encoded by the coding sequence ATGGCAAAAGGCTACTGGATCGGACGCGTCGACGTGAGCAGCGACGAGGGCTACAAGCCCTATGCCGTCGCCAATGGTCCGATCTTCAAGAAATGGGGCGGCCGCTTCGTCGTCCGCGCCGGCAAGTTCACCACCGTCGAAGGTGCCAGCCGCACCCGCAACGTCGTGATCGAATTCCCGGACTACGAGACCGCGATCGCCTGCTACAACTCGCCGGAATACCAAGTCAACATCAAGGTGCGCCAGCCGCACTCCGTCGCCGACCTCATCATCATCGAGGGCTATGACGGCCCACAACCATCAGACGGCTGA
- a CDS encoding DUF2244 domain-containing protein yields the protein MSTGNEIERERSGSEAEPQIFSARLTPHRSLNRTGFLAVMLFLSAVSFVTGLVFLMMGAWPVFGFFGLDVLVIWWAFKANFRAARASEEIVVTPSELRVRRVSQHGQIVEWTFNPLWVRLDMEIDEDFGIEHLYLISRGHQIQIARFLGPDEKASFYKGLVEALNAARRGPTYNPVT from the coding sequence ATGAGCACAGGCAACGAAATTGAGCGCGAACGATCGGGAAGCGAGGCTGAGCCTCAGATCTTTTCCGCGCGCCTGACGCCGCACCGCTCGCTGAACCGCACCGGCTTCCTCGCCGTGATGCTGTTCCTGAGCGCCGTCAGCTTCGTCACCGGCCTCGTCTTCCTGATGATGGGCGCCTGGCCAGTGTTCGGCTTCTTCGGCCTCGATGTGCTGGTGATCTGGTGGGCCTTCAAAGCCAATTTCCGCGCGGCGCGGGCCAGCGAGGAGATCGTGGTCACACCATCTGAATTGCGCGTGCGGCGCGTCAGCCAGCACGGCCAAATCGTCGAATGGACCTTCAATCCGCTCTGGGTTCGACTCGACATGGAAATCGACGAGGATTTTGGCATCGAGCATCTGTATCTGATCTCGCGAGGTCACCAGATCCAGATCGCCCGCTTCCTGGGACCGGACGAAAAGGCAAGTTTTTACAAAGGTTTGGTTGAGGCATTAAATGCCGCCCGGCGCGGCCCGACCTACAATCCGGTCACCTGA
- the nth gene encoding endonuclease III, producing MAKITRKPAPRKTSVPKKQAKPVAAKPKAPAKKSLKAMKPWTPPEVHEAFSRFRKANPEPKGELEHVNPFTLLVAVVLSAQATDAGVNKATRALFAIADTPQKMLDLGEERLREYIKTIGLYRTKAKNVIGLSAKLLSEFGGEVPRTRAGIESLPGAGRKTANVVLNMAFGEHTMAVDTHVFRVGNRTGLAPGKTPLEVELGLEKVIPAEFMLHAHHWLILHGRYTCLARKPRCEVCLINDLCRWPEKTV from the coding sequence ATGGCGAAAATCACCCGCAAGCCGGCCCCGCGCAAAACCTCCGTGCCGAAGAAACAGGCAAAGCCGGTCGCGGCAAAACCAAAGGCGCCCGCGAAGAAATCCCTCAAGGCCATGAAGCCCTGGACGCCGCCCGAGGTCCACGAGGCCTTCAGCCGTTTCCGCAAGGCCAACCCGGAGCCGAAGGGCGAGCTCGAGCACGTCAATCCGTTCACGCTGCTGGTTGCGGTGGTGCTGTCGGCGCAGGCGACCGATGCTGGGGTCAACAAAGCGACGCGTGCGTTGTTTGCGATCGCCGACACGCCGCAGAAGATGCTGGACCTCGGCGAGGAACGCCTGCGCGAATACATCAAAACCATCGGCCTCTATCGCACCAAGGCGAAGAACGTGATCGGGCTGTCGGCGAAGCTGCTCAGCGAGTTCGGCGGCGAGGTGCCGCGCACGCGCGCCGGCATCGAGTCGTTGCCGGGTGCCGGGCGCAAGACCGCCAATGTCGTGCTCAACATGGCCTTCGGCGAGCACACCATGGCGGTGGACACCCATGTCTTCCGCGTCGGCAACCGGACCGGACTTGCGCCCGGCAAGACGCCGCTGGAGGTCGAGCTCGGTCTCGAAAAGGTGATCCCGGCCGAGTTCATGCTGCATGCCCATCATTGGTTGATCCTGCATGGCCGCTATACTTGTCTCGCGCGCAAGCCGCGCTGCGAGGTTTGCCTGATCAACGATCTCTGCAGGTGGCCGGAAAAGACGGTCTGA
- a CDS encoding NADPH-dependent FMN reductase, whose amino-acid sequence MSAPKILIIPGSLRTGSHNAKLAAVAAYAFDQAGVDVTRISLADFPLPIYDGDLQAKSGVPKHAINLKRMIGAHHGVLIVSPEYNASVPPLLKNAIDWVSRVHELHEPRGEVFRNRVFALAGASQSRLGAARALQALRLILTSCHANVIASQLTLAFADQAYDDMDRLKHEGDIAALKELVRQLIDISQRMM is encoded by the coding sequence ATGTCCGCACCGAAAATCCTGATCATTCCCGGCTCTCTTCGCACCGGCTCGCATAATGCGAAGCTGGCAGCGGTCGCCGCCTATGCATTCGACCAGGCCGGTGTCGACGTCACCCGCATCTCGCTCGCCGATTTTCCGCTGCCGATCTATGACGGTGACCTGCAGGCCAAATCCGGTGTGCCCAAGCACGCGATCAATCTCAAGCGCATGATCGGCGCGCATCATGGCGTGCTGATCGTCTCGCCCGAATACAACGCTTCGGTGCCGCCGCTGCTGAAGAACGCGATCGACTGGGTCAGTCGCGTGCATGAGCTGCACGAGCCGCGCGGCGAGGTGTTCCGCAACCGCGTCTTCGCGCTTGCCGGCGCCTCGCAGAGCCGGCTGGGCGCAGCTCGCGCGCTGCAGGCGCTTCGCCTGATCCTGACCTCCTGCCACGCCAATGTGATTGCCAGCCAGCTCACGCTCGCCTTTGCCGACCAGGCCTATGACGATATGGACAGGCTGAAGCACGAGGGCGATATCGCCGCGTTGAAGGAACTGGTGCGGCAGTTGATCGACATTTCCCAACGCATGATGTGA
- the dnaJ gene encoding molecular chaperone DnaJ gives MSTSTKRCYYETLEVERDADDSALKSSFRKLAMKFHPDRNPGDNTSEVKFKEINEAYEVLKDKDKRAAYDRYGHAAFEQGGGGGAGFGAGFASSFSDIFEDLFGMAGQRGGRGGRERGADLRYNMEITLEEAFGGKTAQIEIPVSVTCEACSGIGAKAGTKPKTCSTCGGAGRVRQSQGFFTLERTCPGCQGRGQMIEDACPSCSGQGRVTRERNLSVNIPPGVEDGTRIRLAGEGEAGVRGGPPGDLYIFLSLAQHQFFQRDGADLHCRVPISMVTAALGGEFEVPTIEKGKTKVKVPAGTQSSRRFRIASKGMPVLRSRQMGDMYVQVVVETPQNLTKKQQELLAEFEKLSSGNTQPESEGFFTKVKDFFGNRAS, from the coding sequence ATGTCCACGTCCACCAAGCGCTGCTACTACGAGACCCTCGAAGTCGAACGCGATGCCGACGATTCCGCGCTGAAATCGTCGTTCCGCAAGCTGGCGATGAAGTTTCACCCCGACCGTAATCCCGGGGACAACACCAGCGAAGTCAAGTTCAAGGAAATCAACGAGGCCTACGAGGTCCTGAAAGACAAGGACAAGCGCGCCGCCTATGACCGTTACGGCCATGCCGCCTTCGAGCAGGGCGGCGGTGGCGGCGCCGGTTTTGGCGCGGGCTTCGCCTCCTCCTTTTCCGACATTTTCGAAGATTTGTTCGGCATGGCCGGACAGCGCGGCGGCCGTGGCGGCCGCGAGCGCGGCGCCGACCTGCGCTACAACATGGAAATCACGCTCGAGGAAGCTTTTGGCGGCAAGACTGCGCAGATCGAGATCCCGGTCTCGGTCACCTGCGAAGCCTGTTCGGGCATTGGGGCCAAGGCCGGCACCAAGCCGAAGACCTGCTCGACCTGCGGCGGCGCCGGACGCGTACGGCAGTCGCAGGGCTTCTTCACGCTGGAGCGCACCTGCCCGGGCTGCCAGGGGCGCGGCCAGATGATCGAGGACGCCTGCCCGTCCTGCTCGGGTCAGGGCCGTGTCACCCGCGAGCGGAATCTGTCGGTCAACATTCCCCCTGGAGTCGAGGACGGCACCAGGATCAGGCTCGCCGGTGAGGGCGAGGCCGGGGTCCGCGGCGGCCCGCCCGGCGACCTCTACATCTTCCTGTCGCTGGCCCAGCACCAGTTCTTCCAGCGCGACGGCGCCGATCTGCATTGTCGTGTGCCGATCTCGATGGTGACGGCGGCGCTTGGCGGCGAATTCGAGGTGCCGACCATTGAGAAGGGCAAGACCAAGGTGAAGGTCCCCGCAGGAACCCAGTCCAGCCGCCGATTCCGCATCGCATCAAAAGGCATGCCGGTGCTGCGCTCGCGCCAGATGGGCGACATGTATGTTCAGGTCGTGGTCGAAACCCCGCAAAACCTCACCAAGAAGCAGCAGGAATTGCTGGCCGAGTTCGAAAAACTCTCCTCCGGCAACACCCAGCCGGAATCCGAGGGTTTCTTCACCAAGGTCAAGGATTTCTTCGGTAATCGCGCGAGTTGA
- a CDS encoding 2,3-bisphosphoglycerate-dependent phosphoglycerate mutase — translation MSERLLVLVRHGQSEWNLKNLFTGWKDPDLTELGVKEATEAGRKLKAQGLVFDVAYTSVLTRAQHTLDLILGELDQKGLPTTKNLALNERDYGDLSGLNKDDARKKWGEDQVLIWRRSYDVPPPGGESLKDTLARALPYYVQEILPGVLNGKRTLVAAHGNSLRALIMVLEKLSPEGILKRELATGVPIIYRLNADSTVASKLDLAG, via the coding sequence ATGAGCGAACGTCTTCTCGTGCTGGTGCGGCACGGCCAGAGCGAATGGAATCTGAAGAACCTGTTCACGGGCTGGAAGGATCCTGACCTCACCGAACTCGGCGTGAAGGAAGCAACCGAAGCCGGCCGCAAGCTGAAGGCGCAGGGCCTCGTGTTCGACGTCGCCTACACCTCGGTGTTGACGCGCGCCCAGCACACGCTCGACCTCATTCTCGGCGAGCTCGACCAGAAGGGCCTGCCGACAACGAAGAACCTCGCGCTGAACGAGCGCGACTATGGCGATCTCTCCGGCCTCAACAAGGACGACGCCCGCAAGAAATGGGGCGAGGACCAGGTGTTGATCTGGCGCCGCTCCTACGACGTGCCGCCGCCCGGCGGTGAAAGCCTGAAGGACACGCTGGCGCGTGCATTGCCGTATTACGTGCAGGAGATCCTGCCCGGCGTGCTCAACGGCAAGCGCACTTTGGTTGCCGCCCACGGCAACTCGCTGCGCGCGCTGATCATGGTGCTGGAAAAGCTCTCGCCGGAAGGCATCTTGAAGCGCGAGCTCGCCACCGGCGTGCCGATCATCTACCGCCTCAATGCGGATTCGACGGTGGCCTCGAAGCTGGATCTGGCGGGCTAA
- a CDS encoding bifunctional helix-turn-helix domain-containing protein/methylated-DNA--[protein]-cysteine S-methyltransferase, which translates to MMTLAIHDQRLAGPGSQNAALRDYDSVRRAIAFISENWRAQPTIEAMADAAGVTPDELHHLFRRWASITPKAFMQALTLDHAKGLLRDSASILDAALDSGLSGPGRLHDLFVTHEAMSPGEWKNGGAGLILRYGFHHSPFGTAIVIATDRGLSGLAFADPGEEQVALADMTRRWRNATYVEDHEGTAPLAQRIFDTKLWRPDQPLRVVMIGTDFEVRVWETLLKIPMGRAVSYSDIACNINSPKASRAVGAAVGKNPVSFVVPCHRALGKSGTLTGYHWGITRKQAMLGWEAGQLGMQ; encoded by the coding sequence ATGATGACACTCGCGATACATGACCAGCGCCTGGCCGGGCCAGGCTCCCAGAACGCCGCGTTGCGCGACTATGATTCCGTGCGCCGGGCGATCGCCTTCATTTCGGAAAACTGGCGCGCACAGCCGACCATCGAGGCGATGGCGGATGCGGCCGGCGTCACCCCGGACGAGCTGCACCATCTGTTCCGCCGCTGGGCCTCGATCACGCCGAAGGCTTTTATGCAGGCGCTCACGCTCGATCACGCCAAGGGCTTGCTCAGGGACTCCGCGAGCATCCTCGACGCGGCGCTCGACTCGGGCCTGTCGGGTCCGGGGCGCTTGCACGATCTCTTCGTCACGCATGAGGCGATGTCACCGGGCGAATGGAAGAACGGCGGCGCGGGGCTCATCCTGCGCTACGGCTTCCATCACTCGCCGTTCGGCACCGCGATCGTGATCGCGACCGATCGCGGATTGTCGGGCCTCGCCTTCGCCGATCCCGGTGAGGAACAGGTGGCACTTGCCGACATGACGCGGCGATGGCGGAACGCAACTTACGTCGAGGATCACGAAGGTACCGCACCATTGGCGCAGCGCATCTTCGACACAAAACTCTGGCGGCCGGACCAGCCGCTGCGCGTGGTGATGATCGGCACCGATTTCGAGGTGCGAGTGTGGGAGACCTTGCTGAAGATCCCCATGGGCCGCGCGGTGTCCTATTCGGACATCGCCTGCAACATCAACAGCCCGAAAGCCTCACGCGCAGTCGGCGCCGCGGTCGGCAAGAACCCGGTGTCCTTCGTCGTGCCCTGCCACCGCGCGCTCGGCAAAAGCGGTACGCTCACCGGCTATCACTGGGGCATCACCCGCAAGCAGGCGATGCTGGGCTGGGAGGCCGGGCAGCTGGGGATGCAGTAA